The Actinomadura sp. WMMB 499 genome includes a window with the following:
- a CDS encoding tRNA(His) guanylyltransferase Thg1 family protein, protein MRNDDLETRMRERERFHALTLHPGAWAIVRVDGRSFSKYTETRFDKPFDPRFSALMAGAAEALLTELGGRYAYTESDEISVVLDPANELFGREVEKLVSLSAGITTAAFTHAAGEPAVFDGRVWTGTSLDDVVDYLSWRQADAARCALNGWCYWTLRKDGRSARQATRDMHRTSVSDKNELLFARGINFNDVPAWQRRGVGLWFETFEKAGHDPVADVPVTATRRRVRVERELPMRDAYRTFVRDLLVR, encoded by the coding sequence ATGCGCAACGACGACCTTGAGACGCGGATGCGGGAGCGCGAGCGGTTCCACGCGCTGACGCTGCATCCGGGCGCCTGGGCGATCGTCCGGGTCGACGGCCGGTCCTTCTCGAAGTACACCGAGACCCGGTTCGACAAGCCCTTCGACCCGCGCTTCTCCGCGCTGATGGCCGGTGCGGCGGAGGCGCTGCTGACCGAGCTCGGCGGCCGGTACGCCTACACCGAGAGCGACGAGATCTCCGTGGTGCTCGATCCCGCGAACGAGCTGTTCGGGCGCGAGGTCGAGAAGCTGGTGTCGCTGTCGGCGGGGATCACGACGGCCGCGTTCACGCACGCCGCCGGGGAGCCCGCCGTGTTCGACGGCCGCGTCTGGACGGGCACGAGCCTGGACGACGTCGTCGACTACCTCTCGTGGCGGCAGGCCGACGCGGCGCGGTGCGCGCTCAACGGGTGGTGCTACTGGACGCTGCGCAAGGACGGGCGGAGCGCCCGGCAGGCCACGCGGGACATGCACCGCACGTCCGTCTCGGACAAGAACGAGCTGCTGTTCGCGCGCGGGATCAACTTCAACGACGTCCCCGCGTGGCAGCGCCGCGGCGTCGGCCTGTGGTTCGAGACGTTCGAGAAGGCCGGGCACGACCCGGTCGCGGACGTCCCGGTGACGGCGACGCGGCGGCGGGTGCGGGTCGAGCGCGAGCTGCCGATGCGCGACGCGTACCGGACCTTTGTCCGGGACCTGCTGGTGCGGTAG
- a CDS encoding ATP-binding protein: protein MGEVVVLIGLQASGKTTFYRARFAETHVHVSKDLFPKARRKQARQLRLVAEALEAGRDVAVDNTNPSPDEWAPLLDVARRFGARASGYWFPPDVGLSMRRNALRPPEIRVPDVGVYATLKRLRRPGPGDGFDELWTVRPDGRGGFAVAPLEGGADAQRRP from the coding sequence GTGGGCGAGGTCGTGGTGTTGATCGGGTTGCAGGCTTCCGGGAAGACGACGTTCTATCGGGCCCGGTTCGCGGAGACGCACGTGCACGTGAGCAAGGACCTGTTCCCCAAGGCCCGCCGCAAGCAGGCTCGGCAGCTCCGGCTCGTCGCCGAGGCACTCGAGGCCGGACGGGACGTGGCCGTCGACAACACCAACCCGTCGCCGGACGAGTGGGCGCCGCTCCTGGACGTCGCGCGACGGTTCGGGGCGCGGGCGTCCGGCTACTGGTTCCCGCCGGACGTCGGGCTGTCGATGCGGCGCAACGCGCTGCGCCCGCCGGAAATCCGGGTGCCGGACGTCGGCGTGTATGCGACGCTCAAGCGGCTGCGCCGTCCGGGACCCGGCGACGGGTTCGACGAGCTGTGGACGGTGCGGCCGGACGGGCGCGGCGGGTTCGCTGTCGCGCCGCTGGAGGGCGGGGCGGATGCGCAACGACGACCTTGA
- a CDS encoding winged helix-turn-helix domain-containing protein, whose product MGVDLEGAEPLYRQVAAEVERRIAEGVYPAGKRIPSTAELSEEFGVSRRTITDAFVLLKDRGVVRGVQGRGTFARAADG is encoded by the coding sequence ATGGGCGTTGACCTCGAAGGGGCCGAGCCCCTCTACCGGCAGGTCGCGGCGGAGGTGGAGAGGCGTATCGCGGAAGGCGTCTACCCGGCGGGCAAACGCATTCCCTCGACGGCGGAACTCTCGGAGGAGTTCGGGGTCTCGCGCCGGACCATCACGGACGCGTTCGTGCTGCTCAAAGATCGCGGAGTCGTACGCGGCGTTCAAGGGCGGGGCACCTTTGCTCGCGCGGCCGACGGCTGA
- a CDS encoding winged helix-turn-helix domain-containing protein: protein MIDLDGMEPLRDQVAAVIMGRIVDGTYPVGRRIPSNRAIADEFGVSTNTAEAAVKRLRDRGLVQGVHGRGTFVIAKPDAQPPDG, encoded by the coding sequence ATGATCGACTTGGACGGCATGGAGCCCCTCCGGGACCAGGTGGCCGCCGTCATCATGGGCCGTATCGTGGACGGCACCTACCCTGTGGGCAGGCGCATCCCGAGCAACCGTGCGATCGCCGACGAGTTCGGGGTGTCCACCAACACGGCGGAGGCGGCGGTCAAGCGGCTACGCGACCGCGGGCTGGTGCAAGGTGTCCACGGTCGCGGCACGTTCGTGATCGCGAAACCGGACGCGCAGCCGCCGGACGGCTGA
- a CDS encoding BCCT family transporter, whose protein sequence is MTDHGTDREPGHDAPPGKTEERARTDWIVYGISAVVALAFVAWGVVWTDSLSDTAQSALDWLLTNVGWLFVLAATGFVVFSLWLAVSKYGRIPLGKEGDEPEFRTISWIAMMFSAGMGIGLMFFGMAEPLIHFVDPPPGTAAAGSEAAIGTSMATTLFHWTLHPWAIYAVLGLAIGYGHYRRGRKQLISSAFAPLLPKGRGEGPAGKTIDILALFATLFGSAASLGIGALQIQTGMQEAGWIESLSQTVLVLIIVVLTICFILSAVSGVAKGIQWLSNINMVLAVILAIFVFVVGPTVFMLQLVPTAVGNYIQDFGQMASRSGATGGADMEEFLSGWTIFYWAWWISWAPFVGMFLARISRGRTIRQFVAGVIIVPSVVSLIWFAIFGGVAIREQQNGANPYGDGSEEQITFNVLAELPWTGITSVLVMILVAIFFVSGADVSSIVMGTLSQRGTTAPSRWIVIFWGGLTGAVAAIMLVIGGDTALQGIQNLTFIGSLPFTIVLIVLCVALAKDLRDDPMTRRQIKGAEVLEEAVVAGSREHKGDFELATRPSGNGGESAEDAAGRTIERPDLGKS, encoded by the coding sequence ATGACCGATCACGGGACCGACCGAGAACCGGGTCACGACGCTCCGCCGGGCAAGACCGAGGAACGTGCACGGACCGACTGGATCGTGTACGGGATCAGCGCCGTGGTGGCGCTGGCGTTCGTCGCGTGGGGCGTCGTCTGGACCGACAGTCTGAGCGATACGGCGCAGAGCGCGCTCGACTGGCTGCTGACGAACGTCGGCTGGTTGTTCGTGCTGGCCGCCACCGGGTTCGTCGTGTTCTCGCTGTGGCTGGCCGTCAGCAAGTACGGGCGGATCCCGCTCGGCAAGGAGGGCGACGAACCCGAGTTCCGCACCATCTCCTGGATCGCGATGATGTTCAGCGCGGGCATGGGGATCGGCCTGATGTTCTTCGGCATGGCCGAGCCGCTGATCCACTTCGTCGACCCGCCCCCCGGGACGGCCGCGGCGGGCAGCGAGGCGGCGATCGGGACGTCGATGGCGACCACGCTGTTCCACTGGACGCTGCACCCGTGGGCGATCTACGCGGTGCTGGGCCTCGCGATCGGGTACGGGCACTACCGGCGCGGCCGCAAGCAGCTGATCAGCTCGGCGTTCGCGCCGCTGCTCCCGAAGGGGCGCGGCGAGGGGCCGGCCGGCAAGACCATCGACATCCTGGCGCTGTTCGCGACACTGTTCGGCTCGGCGGCGTCGCTGGGCATCGGCGCCCTGCAGATCCAGACCGGCATGCAGGAGGCGGGCTGGATCGAGTCGCTCAGCCAGACGGTGCTCGTGCTGATCATCGTGGTGCTGACGATCTGCTTCATCCTGTCCGCGGTGTCGGGTGTCGCGAAGGGCATCCAGTGGCTGTCCAACATCAACATGGTGCTGGCGGTCATCCTGGCGATCTTCGTCTTCGTGGTCGGCCCGACCGTGTTCATGCTGCAGCTCGTCCCCACGGCGGTCGGGAACTACATCCAGGACTTCGGGCAGATGGCGTCCCGGTCGGGCGCGACCGGCGGCGCGGACATGGAAGAGTTCCTGTCCGGCTGGACGATCTTCTACTGGGCCTGGTGGATCTCGTGGGCGCCCTTCGTCGGGATGTTCCTGGCCCGCATCAGCCGCGGCCGGACGATCCGGCAGTTCGTCGCCGGCGTCATCATCGTGCCGAGCGTGGTCAGCCTGATCTGGTTCGCGATCTTCGGCGGGGTGGCGATCCGGGAGCAGCAGAACGGCGCCAACCCGTACGGGGACGGCTCGGAGGAGCAGATCACGTTCAACGTGCTGGCCGAGCTGCCGTGGACGGGCATCACGTCGGTCCTGGTGATGATCCTGGTGGCGATCTTCTTCGTGTCCGGTGCGGACGTGTCGTCCATCGTCATGGGCACGCTGTCACAGCGGGGCACGACGGCGCCGTCCCGGTGGATCGTCATCTTCTGGGGTGGGCTCACCGGCGCCGTCGCGGCGATCATGCTGGTGATCGGCGGCGACACGGCGTTGCAAGGCATCCAGAACCTCACGTTCATCGGGTCGCTGCCGTTCACGATCGTGCTGATCGTCCTGTGCGTGGCGCTGGCGAAGGACCTGCGGGACGATCCGATGACGCGGCGGCAGATCAAGGGCGCCGAGGTGCTCGAGGAGGCCGTCGTCGCGGGCTCCCGCGAGCACAAGGGCGACTTCGAGCTGGCGACGCGGCCGTCGGGCAACGGCGGCGAGTCCGCCGAGGACGCCGCGGGAAGGACGATCGAACGACCCGATCTCGGCAAGAGCTGA
- a CDS encoding YafY family protein, producing MPTTSARLLKLLSLLQTHREWSGAELAGRLDVTPRTVRRDVERLRELGYPVHAARGSAGYRLGAGSALPPLLLDDDEAVAVAVGLRTAAGGSVAGIEETSLRALAKLERVLPSRLRYRVDTLNAATVRAGAPPGPAADPAALMAIADACRRGESLRIDYRSPRGGDTVRTVEPHRLVSFGRHWYLVAWDPGRDGWRTFRVDRLTPRTPPGPRFVPRPPPDGDVAAYLARTLSARAWPVRATVVLHVPAGEAADRVWPGMGAVEAVDDRTCRLHVGAESPADLVWMITSVGVGFTVADGPPELANALRVQARRCLDAVR from the coding sequence ATGCCGACCACCTCCGCGCGGCTGCTGAAACTGCTGTCGCTGCTGCAGACCCACCGCGAATGGTCCGGCGCCGAACTCGCCGGGCGCTTGGACGTGACGCCCCGCACCGTACGCCGGGACGTCGAGCGCCTGCGGGAACTCGGCTACCCGGTGCACGCGGCGCGCGGCTCCGCCGGGTACCGGCTGGGCGCCGGGTCGGCGCTGCCGCCGCTGCTGCTCGACGACGACGAGGCGGTCGCCGTCGCGGTCGGGCTGCGGACGGCGGCGGGCGGCTCGGTCGCCGGGATCGAGGAGACGTCGCTGCGGGCGCTGGCGAAGCTGGAGCGCGTGCTCCCGTCCCGGCTGCGGTACCGGGTGGACACGCTGAACGCGGCGACCGTCCGGGCGGGCGCCCCGCCGGGCCCCGCCGCCGACCCCGCCGCGCTGATGGCGATCGCCGACGCCTGCCGCCGCGGCGAGAGCCTCCGCATCGACTACCGCAGCCCGCGCGGCGGCGACACCGTCCGGACGGTCGAGCCGCACCGCCTCGTCAGCTTCGGCCGTCACTGGTACCTCGTCGCCTGGGATCCCGGACGGGACGGGTGGCGCACCTTCCGCGTGGACCGGCTCACCCCGCGCACCCCGCCCGGTCCCCGGTTCGTCCCGCGCCCGCCGCCGGACGGCGACGTGGCCGCCTACCTGGCGCGGACCCTGTCGGCGCGTGCCTGGCCGGTGCGGGCGACCGTCGTCCTGCACGTCCCCGCCGGCGAGGCCGCCGACCGCGTCTGGCCCGGCATGGGCGCCGTCGAGGCCGTGGACGACCGGACGTGCCGGCTGCACGTCGGCGCCGAATCCCCGGCCGACCTCGTGTGGATGATCACGTCGGTGGGCGTCGGCTTCACCGTCGCCGACGGCCCGCCGGAACTCGCGAACGCCCTCCGCGTCCAGGCACGGCGGTGCCTGGACGCGGTCCGGTGA
- a CDS encoding epoxide hydrolase family protein, with protein sequence MDDIRPFTIDIPQDLLDDLDDRLARTRWPDELPGVGWDRGVPAGYLRELAEHWRTGYDWRVHEAALNEHPQFTTVIDGQNVHFLHVRSPEPDAVPLLLLHGWPGTFADFLDVIGPLSDPRAHGADPSAAFHLVVPSLPGFGFSTPLAGPGMSAARMAAVLGELMERLGYARYGVHGYDTGSWVGPELGKAAPDRVTGVHVNGMITFPLGAEGEMDALSDAERERWRRMQDFNDGYLQCNSKRPQTVAYGLHDSPSGQLAWIVEKFKELTMPEDGLPEDAIDRDRILTDVSLYWLTGTAASAAQVYYEEFVNANAWSAEGGAEDGGDWGDDGGGWEPEAATVPTGVLVSAHDVTIRPWAERDHNVVRWTELGKGGHFLAMEEPEAVVDDLRGFFASVR encoded by the coding sequence ATGGACGACATCCGACCCTTCACGATCGACATCCCGCAAGACCTCCTGGACGACCTGGACGACCGGCTCGCGCGCACCCGCTGGCCGGACGAGCTGCCGGGCGTCGGCTGGGACCGCGGCGTCCCCGCCGGCTACCTGCGGGAGCTGGCCGAGCACTGGCGGACCGGGTACGACTGGCGCGTGCACGAGGCCGCGCTCAACGAGCACCCGCAGTTCACGACAGTGATCGACGGCCAGAACGTCCACTTCCTGCACGTCCGGTCGCCCGAGCCGGACGCCGTCCCGCTGCTGCTCCTGCACGGCTGGCCGGGAACCTTCGCCGACTTCCTCGACGTCATCGGGCCGCTGTCGGACCCCCGCGCGCACGGCGCGGACCCGTCCGCCGCGTTCCACCTGGTGGTCCCCTCGCTGCCGGGCTTCGGGTTCTCCACGCCGCTCGCCGGGCCCGGCATGAGCGCCGCGCGGATGGCGGCGGTGCTCGGGGAGCTGATGGAGCGGCTCGGGTACGCGCGGTACGGCGTCCACGGGTACGACACGGGGTCGTGGGTGGGGCCGGAGCTGGGCAAGGCGGCACCCGACCGGGTCACCGGGGTGCACGTCAACGGGATGATCACGTTCCCGCTCGGGGCCGAGGGCGAGATGGACGCGCTGTCGGATGCCGAGCGCGAGCGGTGGCGGCGGATGCAGGACTTCAACGACGGCTACCTGCAGTGCAACTCCAAGCGCCCGCAGACGGTCGCGTACGGCCTGCACGACTCGCCGTCCGGGCAGCTGGCGTGGATCGTCGAGAAGTTCAAGGAGCTGACGATGCCGGAGGACGGGCTCCCCGAGGACGCGATCGACCGCGACCGCATCCTGACGGACGTGTCGCTGTACTGGCTGACGGGCACGGCGGCGTCGGCGGCGCAGGTGTACTACGAGGAGTTCGTGAACGCGAACGCCTGGTCGGCCGAGGGAGGGGCCGAGGACGGCGGCGACTGGGGCGACGACGGCGGCGGCTGGGAGCCGGAGGCCGCGACGGTGCCGACCGGCGTGCTCGTCTCGGCGCACGACGTCACGATCCGCCCGTGGGCCGAACGGGACCACAACGTCGTCCGCTGGACCGAACTCGGGAAGGGCGGGCACTTCCTCGCGATGGAGGAGCCGGAGGCGGTCGTCGACGATCTCCGGGGCTTCTTCGCGTCCGTCCGCTGA
- a CDS encoding oxygenase MpaB family protein yields the protein MPVTQEQTPKVVIDSISGLALAAAAANVVMQLSRLPVGHGVAKSTVDSGRVDKHPIKRARTTLTYIAVALLGSEDERAAMRREVDRQHRHVNAREPVPYNAFNRDLQLWVAACLYMGTEDIYRILYGEPTGAQREILYRYGARFGTTLQMTEDMWPADRDAFQKYWDASLAEIEMDDLTRGYLRDLAELKFLPAPVPQLFGGFNRFQTVGFLPQPFRDELGYRWTRRDQARFDRLMRVLGGVNRVLPRPLREFPFNVYLWDVRRRIRGGIAIV from the coding sequence ATGCCCGTGACGCAGGAGCAGACGCCCAAGGTCGTCATCGACTCCATCAGCGGCCTGGCCCTCGCCGCCGCGGCCGCGAACGTCGTCATGCAGCTGTCCCGCCTTCCCGTGGGCCACGGCGTGGCCAAGAGCACGGTCGACAGCGGCCGTGTCGACAAGCACCCGATCAAGCGCGCCCGCACCACGCTCACCTACATCGCCGTCGCGCTGCTCGGCAGCGAGGACGAGCGCGCGGCGATGCGCCGCGAGGTCGACCGGCAGCACCGGCACGTCAACGCCAGGGAGCCCGTCCCCTACAACGCCTTCAACCGGGACCTGCAGCTCTGGGTCGCCGCATGCCTCTACATGGGCACCGAGGACATCTACCGGATCCTCTACGGGGAGCCGACCGGCGCGCAGCGCGAGATCCTCTACCGGTACGGCGCCCGCTTCGGCACCACCCTGCAGATGACCGAGGACATGTGGCCCGCGGACCGCGACGCGTTCCAGAAGTACTGGGACGCCTCGCTCGCCGAGATCGAGATGGACGATCTCACCCGCGGCTACCTGCGCGACCTCGCCGAGCTGAAGTTCCTGCCGGCGCCCGTCCCGCAGCTGTTCGGCGGCTTCAACCGCTTCCAGACGGTCGGGTTCCTGCCGCAGCCGTTCCGCGACGAGCTCGGCTACCGCTGGACGCGTCGCGACCAGGCCCGCTTCGACCGGCTGATGCGCGTGCTCGGCGGCGTCAACCGCGTCCTGCCGCGCCCGCTCCGCGAGTTCCCGTTCAACGTGTACCTGTGGGACGTGCGCCGCCGCATCCGCGGCGGCATCGCGATCGTCTGA
- a CDS encoding isocitrate lyase/phosphoenolpyruvate mutase family protein produces the protein MTDEARDRAGRLRDLHRPGDPLVLPNVWDAASARVVQEAGFPALATASAAISAMLGYPDGEAAPVDEMFAAAARVVRVAEVPVTVDAEAGYGLPPVELVERLLEMGAAGCNLEDGRGGALVDPEEQAAYLAGVRAAAGDALVINARADTFILQAPDPLDGALARGRRYLEAGADCVYPIMAPAETVKALAEGLPGPVNVNQFPGTSLGELAAAGAARISYGPFPHVHAMEALKEFAGRLRAGEDPV, from the coding sequence ATGACCGACGAGGCGAGGGACAGGGCGGGGCGGCTCCGCGACCTGCACCGGCCGGGCGACCCGCTCGTCCTGCCGAACGTGTGGGACGCGGCGAGCGCGCGGGTGGTGCAGGAGGCCGGGTTTCCGGCGCTGGCCACCGCGAGCGCCGCGATCTCCGCGATGCTCGGCTACCCGGACGGGGAGGCGGCGCCGGTGGACGAGATGTTCGCCGCGGCCGCGCGGGTGGTCCGGGTCGCGGAGGTGCCGGTGACGGTGGACGCCGAGGCGGGTTACGGGCTGCCGCCCGTGGAGCTGGTCGAGCGGCTGCTGGAGATGGGCGCGGCGGGCTGCAACCTGGAGGACGGCCGGGGCGGCGCCCTCGTGGACCCGGAGGAGCAGGCCGCGTACCTGGCGGGGGTGCGTGCCGCGGCCGGGGACGCGCTCGTCATCAACGCGCGGGCGGACACGTTCATCCTGCAGGCCCCGGACCCGCTGGACGGCGCCCTCGCGCGCGGCCGCCGCTACCTGGAGGCGGGCGCGGACTGCGTCTATCCGATCATGGCGCCGGCGGAGACCGTGAAGGCGCTGGCCGAGGGGCTGCCGGGGCCGGTCAACGTGAACCAGTTCCCGGGGACCTCGCTGGGCGAGCTGGCCGCCGCGGGCGCGGCCCGGATCTCCTACGGGCCGTTCCCGCACGTGCACGCGATGGAGGCGCTGAAGGAGTTCGCCGGACGGCTCCGCGCGGGCGAGGACCCGGTCTAG
- a CDS encoding esterase family protein has product MLPWSAELAGRLEEHVVGSELLRGNPLGDPHERPVLVYTPPGYDDEPGRRYPSVYVITGFTGHVGIWRNRTPYRRPFPETADAVFASGEAPPAIVVFVDAWTAHGGSQFLDSPGTGRYHSYLCDEIVPWVDARYRTLDAPEHRAISGKSSGGYGAMITPMLRPDLFGALATHAGDALFEYCYLPEFPQAVRHLRKYDGDIMRWWADFNARVSFTRPEDMVLLNLLGMTLCYSARDDGTPELPFDPVSGVLRQDVWERWLAWDPVRMVPGHAAAMRAQRAIWIDGGTRDEWYLDVGAEAFRRALRDAGVADDTVRFELFDAGHGGIDYRYPMALAWLAHRIAP; this is encoded by the coding sequence ATGCTGCCGTGGTCGGCGGAACTCGCCGGACGCCTGGAGGAGCACGTCGTCGGCAGCGAGCTGCTGCGCGGGAACCCGCTGGGGGATCCGCACGAACGTCCGGTCCTGGTGTACACGCCGCCCGGCTACGACGACGAGCCCGGACGCCGCTACCCGTCCGTCTACGTCATCACCGGCTTCACCGGCCACGTCGGGATCTGGCGGAACCGGACGCCCTACCGGCGGCCGTTCCCCGAGACCGCCGACGCGGTGTTCGCGAGCGGCGAGGCGCCGCCCGCGATCGTCGTGTTCGTGGACGCGTGGACCGCGCACGGCGGCAGCCAGTTCCTCGACTCCCCCGGCACCGGCCGCTACCACTCGTACCTCTGCGACGAGATCGTCCCGTGGGTCGACGCGCGCTACCGGACGCTCGACGCGCCCGAGCACCGCGCGATCAGCGGCAAGTCGAGCGGCGGCTACGGCGCGATGATCACCCCGATGCTGCGCCCCGACCTGTTCGGCGCGCTCGCCACCCACGCGGGCGACGCCCTGTTCGAGTACTGCTACCTGCCCGAGTTCCCGCAGGCCGTCCGGCACCTGCGCAAGTACGACGGCGACATCATGCGCTGGTGGGCCGACTTCAACGCGCGCGTCTCGTTCACCCGGCCCGAGGACATGGTGCTGCTCAACCTCCTCGGCATGACGCTCTGCTACTCCGCCCGCGACGACGGCACCCCCGAGCTGCCGTTCGACCCGGTCAGCGGGGTGCTCCGGCAGGACGTCTGGGAGCGGTGGCTCGCCTGGGACCCGGTACGGATGGTCCCCGGCCACGCCGCCGCGATGCGCGCGCAGCGGGCGATCTGGATCGACGGCGGCACCCGCGACGAGTGGTACCTCGACGTCGGCGCGGAGGCGTTCCGCCGCGCCCTGCGGGACGCCGGGGTCGCGGACGACACCGTCCGGTTCGAACTGTTCGACGCGGGCCACGGCGGCATCGACTACCGGTACCCGATGGCCCTCGCCTGGCTCGCCCACCGCATCGCCCCGTAG
- a CDS encoding DUF2277 domain-containing protein, with protein MCRSIKTLRPPFTEVTTDEDVRAAALQYVRKVSGFRAPAAHNAEAFDRAVEEIAASTARLLETLEVRGARSA; from the coding sequence ATGTGCCGCAGCATCAAAACGCTCCGACCGCCGTTCACCGAGGTCACGACCGACGAGGATGTTCGGGCGGCCGCGCTCCAGTACGTCCGGAAGGTCTCCGGGTTCCGCGCGCCGGCGGCGCACAACGCGGAGGCGTTCGACCGTGCCGTCGAGGAGATCGCCGCCAGCACCGCCCGTCTCCTGGAGACCCTCGAGGTCCGGGGCGCCCGTAGCGCCTGA
- a CDS encoding aspartate-semialdehyde dehydrogenase, with protein sequence MRIGIVGATGQVGSVMREILAERAFPADELRLFASARSAGRKLPWKDGEITVEDAATADYTGLDIVLFSAGKGSSKELAPKVAAAGAVVVDNSSAWRLDPDVPLVVSEVNPHAVANRPKGIIANPNCTTMAAMPVLRPLHDEAGLEALVVSTYQAVSGSGLAGVSELHEQSRKVVENADKLTHDGSAVQFPEPNVYVRPIAFNVLAMAGSIVDDGLNETDEEQKLRNESRKILEIPGLKVSGTCVRVPVFTGHSLQVNARFARPLSPERAAELLAAAPGVELSDVPTPLQAAGQDPTFVGRIRRDETVDNGLSLFCSGDNLRKGAALNTIQIAELIAAEKR encoded by the coding sequence ATGAGAATCGGGATCGTCGGGGCCACCGGCCAGGTCGGGAGCGTGATGCGGGAGATCCTCGCGGAGCGCGCCTTCCCGGCCGACGAGCTGCGCCTGTTCGCGTCCGCGCGGTCCGCCGGACGCAAGCTGCCGTGGAAGGACGGTGAGATCACCGTCGAGGACGCCGCCACGGCCGACTACACGGGCCTCGACATCGTCCTGTTCTCCGCGGGCAAGGGTTCCTCGAAGGAACTCGCACCGAAGGTCGCCGCCGCGGGCGCCGTCGTCGTGGACAACTCGTCGGCCTGGCGGCTGGACCCGGACGTCCCGCTGGTGGTGTCGGAGGTCAACCCGCACGCCGTCGCGAACCGGCCGAAGGGCATCATCGCCAACCCGAACTGCACCACGATGGCCGCGATGCCGGTGCTGCGGCCGCTGCACGACGAGGCGGGCCTCGAAGCCCTCGTCGTCTCGACCTACCAGGCGGTGTCGGGCAGCGGGCTGGCGGGCGTGTCGGAGCTGCACGAGCAGAGCCGCAAGGTCGTCGAGAACGCCGACAAGCTCACCCACGACGGCTCGGCGGTGCAGTTCCCCGAGCCGAACGTGTACGTCCGCCCGATCGCGTTCAACGTCCTGGCGATGGCCGGCTCGATCGTGGACGACGGGCTGAACGAGACCGACGAGGAGCAGAAGCTCCGCAACGAGAGCCGCAAGATCCTCGAGATCCCGGGCCTGAAGGTCTCGGGCACCTGCGTCCGGGTGCCGGTGTTCACCGGCCACTCCCTGCAGGTCAACGCCCGCTTCGCCCGTCCGCTCTCGCCGGAGCGCGCCGCCGAGCTGCTCGCCGCCGCCCCGGGCGTCGAGCTGAGCGACGTCCCGACCCCCCTGCAGGCAGCCGGTCAGGACCCGACCTTCGTGGGCCGCATCCGCCGGGACGAGACGGTCGACAACGGGCTCTCGCTGTTCTGCTCGGGCGACAACCTCCGCAAGGGCGCCGCACTGAACACGATCCAGATCGCCGAACTGATCGCCGCCGAGAAGCGCTGA
- a CDS encoding PspC domain-containing protein: MDMEKSTTGKSLRRIHDGRMIAGVCAGAGRFLGVDANIVRLGLAVFTLFGGAGIALYVIGWLLMPDEGAPKSIAEDLAKKAGDSPAFQDAVQKAKDAVGSKKKDTTSV; encoded by the coding sequence ATGGACATGGAGAAGAGCACCACAGGCAAGTCGCTGAGACGCATCCACGACGGCCGGATGATCGCGGGCGTCTGCGCGGGCGCCGGACGGTTCCTGGGCGTGGACGCCAACATCGTCCGGCTCGGGCTGGCCGTGTTCACGCTGTTCGGCGGCGCGGGCATCGCCCTCTACGTGATCGGGTGGCTGCTGATGCCCGACGAGGGCGCGCCGAAGTCGATCGCCGAGGACCTCGCGAAGAAGGCCGGGGACTCGCCCGCGTTCCAGGACGCCGTCCAGAAGGCGAAGGACGCCGTCGGCTCGAAGAAGAAGGACACGACGTCCGTCTGA